A stretch of the Notamacropus eugenii isolate mMacEug1 chromosome 2, mMacEug1.pri_v2, whole genome shotgun sequence genome encodes the following:
- the SKIC2 gene encoding superkiller complex protein 2, with protein MLETERLVLPPRGPLDLPLCALELGCTGRWELLSPPQASDPPAGTLSHGLPPCAPELQGETEQLFLSSPEWLPLHGVERVAWKWQRKTDPWSLLGLPGAPVPSDLQAQRHPTTGRVLGYREVLLEDTNLSATTSLSLRRPPGPPSQALWGNPTHYPFWPGGMDEPTIADLSTRGDSEEEIDFEKDLLTIPPGFKKGVDFTPKNHSTPASGLLSLSHLLEPLELGGGEEEDEETSGRLGAHGGDSVTTSTSEPPLVRASSLEDLVLKEASAPIPPPEPPKPPVLEQWAIPVDISSPVGDFYRLIPQPAFQWPFEPDVFQKQAILHLERHDSVFVAAHTSAGKTVVAEYAIALAQKHMTRTIYTSPIKALSNQKFRDFRNTFGDVGLLTGDVQLHPEASCLIMTTEILRSMLYSGSDVIRDLEWVIFDEVHYINDAERGVVWEEVLIMLPDHVAIILLSATVPNALEFADWIGRLKRRHLYVISTAARPVPLEHFLFTGNSPKTQGELFLLLDSRGVFHTKGYYAAVEAKKERTSKHAQTFGAKQPVHQGGPGQDRGIYLSLLASLRSRAQLPVVVFTFSRGRCDEQASGLSSLDLTTSSEKSEIHLFLQRCLARLRGSDRQLPQVLHMSELLRRGLGVHHSGILPILKEIVEMLFSRGLVKVLFATETFAMGVNMPARTVVFDSMRKHDGATFRDLLPGEYVQMAGRAGRRGLDPTGTVILLCKGRVPEMADLHRMMLGKPSQLQSQFRLTYTMILNLLRVDALRVEDMMKRSFSEFPSRKDSKIHERTLAELTKRLGDLEEPDTSGQLVDLPDYYSWGEELTETRSLIQRRIMESVNGLKSLSVGRVVVVKNQEHRNALGVILQVSSDTTNRVFTALILCEKQPLEGPLPGSSSSLDVPYPDDLVGHKLFLPEGPCDHTVAKLQPGDITAITAKMLRVNGERILEDFSKRQQPRFKKDPPSPAVTSAVQEMLRLAQAHPAGPPALDPVNDLQLKEVSVVEGGLRARKLEELIRGAQCVHSPRFPAQYLRLRERAQIQKEMERLRFLLSDQSLLLLPEYHQRVEILRTLGYVDGSGTVKLAGRVACAMSSHELLLTELMFDNALSALRPEEIAALLSGLVCQSPGDPGDQLPSTLKQGIERVKDVARRIGEVQVSCGLNQTVEEFVGELHFGLVEVVYEWARGMPFSELAGLSGTPEGLIVRCIQRLAEMCRSLRGAARLVGEPVLGAKMEAAATMLRRDIVFAASLYTQ; from the exons ATGCTGGAGACAGAGCGACTGG TGCTGCCCCCTCGGGGGCCCTTGGATTTGCCCCTCTGTGCCCTGGAGCTGGGATGCACTGGGCGCTGGGAGCTTCTGAGCCCGCCCCAGGCCTCGGACCCGCCGGCCGGCACC cTCTCGCATGGACTACCACCCTGTGCCCCAGAGTTGCAGGGAGAGACTGAGCAACTGTTTCTGTCATCTCCTGAATGGCTGCCCCTACATGGTGTGGAACGTGTGGCCTG GAAATGGCAGAGGAAGACAGACCCCTGGTCTCTTCTGGGACTCCCAGGAGCTCCTGTCCCATCAGATCTACAAGCTCAGAGACACCCAACCACTGGCAGAGTCCTGGGCTACAGAGAG GTCTTGTTGGAGGACACAAACCTCTCAGCCACAACTTCCCTGTCTCTACGCCGGCCCCCAGGACCCCCATCCCAGGCCTTATGGGGCAACCCAACACACTACCCCTTTTGGCCAG GAGGGATGGATGAACCTACCATAGCAGATCTGAGCACACGTGGGGACTCCGAGGAGGAGATTGACTTTGAGAAAG ATCTCCTTACCATCCCCCCAGGCTTCAAAAAAGGTGTAGACTTCACCCCAAAGA ATCACTCCACCCCTGCTTCTGGCCTCCTCAGTCTCAGCCATCTCCTGGAGCCTTTGGAactgggtggaggggaggaggaggatgaagagacTTCAGGAAGATTGGGGGCTCATGGAGGGGACAGTGTTACAACCTCCACCTCTGAACCCCCATTGGTCCGTGCTAGTAGCCTGGAGGATTTAGTCCTAAAG GAAGCATCAGCCCCTATACCTCCTCCGGAACCTCCAAAGCCCCCAGTCTTGGAACAGTGGGCCATTCCTGTGGATATTTCTTCGCCTGTGGGAGATTTCTACCGACTCATCCCCCAACCTGCCTTCCAG TGGCCGTTTGAACCAGATGTATTTCAGAAACAGGCTATTCTGCACCTGGAGAGACATGACTCTGTCTTTGTTGCTGCTCACACATCTGCAGGAAAGACTGTTGTGGCTGAATATGCCATTGCCCTTGCCCAGAAACATATGACCCG gaCCATCTATACATCACCCATCAAGGCCCTGAGTAATCAAAAGTTCAGAGATTTCCGAAACACATTTGGTGATGTGGGGCTCCTCACAGGGGATGTCCAGCTACATCCTGAAGCCTCCTGCCTCATTATGACCACAGAGATCCTTCG CTCCATGCTCTATAGCGGCTCAGATGTGATTCGAGACCTTGAGTGGGTAATATTTGATGAGGTCCATTACATCAATGATGCTGAG CGAGGAGTAGTATGGGAAGAAGTCCTCATCATGCTCCCTGATCATGTGGCCATCATCCTCCTCAGTGCCACTGTCCCCAATGCCCTTGAATTTGCAGACTGGATCGG GAGGCTGAAACGTCGGCATCTCTATGTGATCAGCACAGCTGCCCGACCAGTTCCCTTGGAGCATTTTCTGTTCACTGGGAATAGTCCAAAAACCCAAGGAGAGCTATTTCTGCTTCTGGATTCACGAGGTGTCTTCCACACTAAGGG ATACTATGCTGCTGTGGAGGCCAAGAAGGAGAGGACTAGTAAACATGCACAGACCTTTGGGGCAAAGCAGCCAGTGCACCAAGGGGGGCCTGGACAG gaCCGAGGCATATACCTGTCCCTCCTGGCCTCCCTACGGAGCCGTGCCCAGCTCCCTGTGGTTGTGTTCACTTTCTCCCGGGGGCGCTGCGATGAGCAGGCATCAGGTCTCAGCTCCCTCGACCTTACTACTAGTTCTGAGAAGAGTGAGATCCACCTTTTCCTGCAGCGATGCCTTGCCCGACTTCGAGGCTCTGACCGCCAGCTACCTCAG GTACTGCACATGTCAGAGCTCCTTCGCCGAGGTCTGGGTGTCCATCACAGTGGTATTTTGCCCATTCTCAAGGAGATTGTGGAAATGCTCTTCAGTCGTGGTTTGGTCAAG GTCCTGTTTGCTACAGAGACCTTTGCTATGGGTGTGAACATGCCTGCACGGACTGTGGTGTTTGACTCTATGCGCAAGCACGATGGTGCAACTTTCCGTGACTTGCTTCCTGGGGAATATGTCCAGATGGCAGGGCGGGCAGGGCGTCGTGGCCTGGACCCTACAGGCACTGTCATCTTACTCTGTAAGGGACGTGTGCCTGAGATGGCTGATCTGCACCGGATGATGTTG GGGAAGCCTTCCCAGCTACAGTCCCAGTTCCGCCTCACATATACAATGATCCTTAACTTGCTTCGGGTCGATGCACTCAGAGTGGAAGACATGATGAAGAGAAGCTTTTCTGAGTTCCCTTCAAGAAAGGATAGCAag ATCCATGAGCGGACTTTGGCAGAACTGACAAAGCGACTTGGAGACCTGGAGGAGCCAGACACATCAGGCCAGCTGGTTGATCTTCCTGACTATTACAGCTGGGGGGAGGAGCTGACAGAGACTCGGAGTCTGATCCAG CGACGGATCATGGAATCAGTGAATGGCCTGAAATCTCTGTCAGTAGGAAGAGTGGTGGTTGTTAAGAATCAGGAACATCGGAATGCACTAGGAGTAATCTTGCAG GTCTCCTCAGACACCACAAACCGAGTCTTTACAGCTTTGATTCTATGTGAGAAGCAGCCCCTTGAGGGGCCACTGCCTGGCAGTTCCAGCTCCCTTGATGTCCCGTATCCTGATGATCTGGTGGGTCACAAACTTTTCCTGCCTGAAG GTCCTTGTGATCATACTGTGGCCAAACTTCAGCCAGGTGACATCACTGCCATCACAGCAAAGATGCTACGGGTGAATGGGGAGCGAATCTTGGAGGATTTTAGCAAGAGGCAGCAGCCAAGATTCAA gAAGGACCCTCCCTCTCCAGCTGTGACCTCTGCTGTTCAAGAGATGCTCCGGTTGGCTCAGGCACACCCAGCAGGGCCTCCAGCCCTGGATCCAGTCAATGACCTTCAGCTGAAGGAGGTGTCAGTGGTAGAGGGTGGGCTTCGTGCTAGGAAGCTGGAGGAATTAATCCGAGGTGCCCAGTGTGTACACAGTCCCAGGTTTCCAGCCCAG TACCTGAGGCTGCGGGAACGCGCTCAGATCcagaaggagatggagagattAAGGTTTCTTCTCTCAGACCAGTCACTGCTCCTGCTGCCAGAGTATCATCAGCGTGTGGAG ATTCTGCGGACATTGGGTTATGTGGATGGATCAGGGACTGTGAAGCTGGCAGGGAGAGTGGCATGTGCCATGAGTAGTCATGAACTACTTCTGACAGAGCTCATGTTTGACAATGCACTGAGTGCCCTTCGGCCAGAGGAGATTGCTGCTCTGCTATCTGGCCTTGTCTGCCAAAGTCCTGGAGATCCTGGAGACCAGTTGCCAAGCACTCTTAAACAG GGCATAGAGCGTGTCAAGGATGTGGCCCGGAGGATTGGTGAGGTTCAGGTATCCTGTGGCCTAAATCAGACTGTGGAAGAGTTTGTGGGAGAACTCCACTTTGGGCTGGTAGAAGTTGTCTATGAGTGGGCACGAGGCATG ccttTTTCTGAGCTGGCAGGGCTATCAGGGACCCCAGAGGGCTTGATTGTCAGATGTATCCAGCGCCTGGCAGAGATGTGTCGTTCATTGCGAGGGGCCGCCCGGCTGGTGGGAGAACCAGTCCTGGGTGCTAAGATGGAGGCAGCTGCCACGATGCTTCGTCGTGACATAGTCTTTGCTGCTAGTCTCTACACCCAGTGA
- the WHR1 gene encoding inactive serine/threonine-protein kinase 19, producing the protein MSRKRPRLVPDTFGARRPRGPGWSGEEPPGGESGSVLRALRELGQLFPRRLFQDALPPIALKSQVYSLVPDRTSADRQLRELREQGEIRVIQLGFDSDAQGIVFTEDFKTKALESCRGRPFEGTVQRFLAVVLPACGDLSFQQDQMIQTFGFKDCDITQLVNAGVLTVRDAGSWWLSLPGAGRFVKYFVKGRQAVLGMVRKSKYRELSLSELLGRRAPLSVRLGLPYHVHDLIGGQLLDIVPTTSGTLLRLPET; encoded by the exons ATGAGCCGGAAGCGTCCCCGGCTCGTCCCGGACACCTTCGGGGCTAGGAGACCACGGGGACCGGGATGGTCTGGAGAGGAGCCCCCGGGGGGCGAGTCAG GGTCGGTGCTCAGGGCTCTGCGGGAGCTGGGCCAGCTGTTCCCCCGGCGCCTCTTCCAGGACGCGCTGCCTCCCATCGCCCTCAAGAGCCAGGTCTACAGCCTCGTGCCCGACCGGACCTCGGCCGACAGGCAGCTG AGAGAACTTCGGGAACAAGGGGAGATTCGAGTCATTCAACTTGGCTTTGATTCTGACGCTCAGGGGATTGTCTTCACGGAGGACTTCAAGAccaaa GCCCTGGAATCTTGCAGGGGCCGACCATTTGAAGGGACAGTGCAGAGGTTTCTGGCCGTGGTGCTTCCAGCCTGTGGAGACCTCAGCTTTCAGCAGGATCAGATGATCCAAACCTTTGGCTTTAAAGACTGTGACATCAC GCAACTGGTAAATGCTGGAGTCCTCACAGTCCGAGATGCTGGGAGCTGGTGGCTGTCATTGCCAGGAGCTGGgagatttgtaaaatattttgttaaag GGCGACAGGCAGTACTTGGGATGGTTCGAAAATCCAAGTATCGGGAGCTGTCCCTTTCTGAGCTCTTAGGTAGACGAGCTCCTCTGTCTGTGAGGCTTGGCCTTCCCTACCATGTACATGATTTAATTGGAGGGCAGTTGCTTGACAT TGTCCCCACCACATCTGGGACTCTCCTTCGCCTACCTGAGACATGA
- the DXO gene encoding LOW QUALITY PROTEIN: decapping and exoribonuclease protein (The sequence of the model RefSeq protein was modified relative to this genomic sequence to represent the inferred CDS: inserted 1 base in 1 codon; substituted 1 base at 1 genomic stop codon): protein MMECSGRPADWGGGPXPGLWRRRGRGRMTSXSESSHKEGHPWRDDASPALRRDGGEAWTDLVLTGHSNSCSSSKICTHPHLGPGQSRGWRFLIVSCIDEDKSHSPLWALPEPMEPHRAKRGAGEMKDGVTGGPPKRARPAPSLPTDASLYVGPFPFYRRPSELGCFSLDAERRYHGDSRALRYFAPPPAHGSAPDFDLREGYPERYRPRDEEIREGLDHLLRWLLEHRGQLEGGPSWLAGAVVTWRGHLTKLLTTPYELREGWQLAASRLQGTLYLSEVETPAARAQRLARPPLLRELMYMGYKFEQYMCADTPGSSPDPSGEVNTNVAFCSVFRSRLGTHPLLFSGEVDCTDPKAPSTQPPACYVELKTSKEMHSPGQWRSFYRHKLLKWWAQSFLPGVPRVVAGFRDPEGFVRSLRTFPTMEMFEFVRADQEGWNPSVCMNFCAAFLSFAQSTVTQDDPRLVHLFSWEPGGPVTVSVHHDAPYAFLPTWYVDAVTRDFPSPPKTPCPGNLISPRD, encoded by the exons ATGATGGAGTGTTCCGGGAGACCGGCTGACTGGGGGGGCGGGC GGCCCGGCCTCTGGAGGCGGCGCGGTCGCGGGAGGATGACGTCATAGTCCGAGAGCTCCCACAAGGAGGGACACCCCTGGCGAGATGACGCGAGCCCCGCGCTACGCCGGGACGGAGGGGAGGCGTGGACGGACCTCGTGCTAACTGGACATTCCAACTCTTGTTCCTCGAGTAAGATCTGCACCCACCCCCACCTTGGTCCTGGGCAATCCCGTGGCTGGCGCTTCCTGATTGTGTCATGCATAGATGAAGACAAGTCACATTCCCCACTTTGGGCACTTCCG GAGCCTATGGAGCCCCACCGTGCCAAGCGAGGAGCTGGAGAAATGAAAGACGGGGTAACAGGGGGCCCTCCCAAACGGGCTCGTCCGGCCCCTTCGCTGCCCACTGATGCCTCCCTCTACGTGggccccttccccttctatcgCCGCCCCTCCGAGCTGGGCTGCTTCTCCCTGGACGCCGAGCGCCGCTACCACGGGGACTCCAGGGCTCTGCGGTACTTTGCTCCTCCCCCAGCCCACGGCTCTGCCCCCGATTTCGACCTCCGGGAAGGCTACCCTGAGCGCTACCGGCCCCGGGACGAGGAGATTCGGGAGGGGCTGGATCACCTGCTTCGCTGGCTCCTGGAGCACCGAGGCCAGTTAGAGGG GGGCCCAAGCTGGTTGGCAGGGGCTGTGGTGACATGGCGAGGGCATTTGACAAAGCTCTTGACAACACCCTATGAGCTTCGGGAAGGTTGGCAGCTTGCAGCCTCACGGCTACAGGGCACCCTTTACCTGAGTGAGGTGGAAACACCTGCTGCTAGGGCACAGAGACTTGCTCGTCCTCCACTCCTCCGGGAACTCATGTACATGGGGTACAAGTTTGAACAGTACATGTGTGCAG ACACACCTGGGAGCTCTCCTGACCCTTCTGGAGAGGTCAACACTAATGTGGCATTCTGCTCAGTGTTCCGGAGTCGATTAGGAACCCATCCCCTGCTCTTCTCTGGGGAGGTGGACTGCACAGACCCTAAAGCCCCATCCACACAGCCACCTGCCTGCTATGTGGAGCTCAAGACCTCAAAAGAAATGCACAGCCCTGGTCAGTGGAGGAGCTTCTACCG ACATAAGCTCTTGAAATGGTGGGCTCAATCATTCCTTCCTGGGGTTCCCCGTGTTGTTGCTGGTTTCCGAGATCCTGAAGGTTTTGTCCGATCACTCAGAACCTTTCCCACCATGGAGATGTTTGAGTTCGTCAGG GCTGACCAAGAAGGCTGGAATCCATCTGTATGTATGAACTTCTGTGCTGCTTTCCTCAGCTTTGCCCAAAGCACAGTCACTCAAGATGACCCCAG GCTTGTTCACCTCTTCTCCTGGGAGCCAGGCGGCCCTGTTACTGTATCTGTTCACCATGATGCTCCCTATGCCTTTCTGCCTACCTGGTATGTGGATGCTGTGACCCGGGACTTCCCTTCACCTCCTAAGACACCCTGCCCAGGAAACTTAATTTCTCCAAGGGACTGA